The Dioscorea cayenensis subsp. rotundata cultivar TDr96_F1 chromosome 19, TDr96_F1_v2_PseudoChromosome.rev07_lg8_w22 25.fasta, whole genome shotgun sequence genome includes a window with the following:
- the LOC120249965 gene encoding myosin-binding protein 7-like isoform X2 gives MDPADEDDEDHHSPPFYSTITAGDPLLCCCTSQCPCCGFSADWRRSMKRKLDAVPPPPLLPLDFATVRVEAENEIMALREALVKHQQTIHDLYAELEEERNASSTAASEAMSMILRLQREKAEAQMEARQFKRLAEEKMAHDQQEIIALEDLLFKRDQGIQSLSNDLQTLRYRLNSFDNPQTPTTPLSATAEFPPYPALRCTIPTADFDLNIADDAPSPADLEKYAFGETPRDRIQNFEQRICELERTPSTKVMEKGVVGYFYSPRRPRHLRRMSFESFGSGSFRRGDEFPLSIERAGSENNEEICDRVYTIDAVHACNDSMNTSREFGAGNGRDEGEIEKLYTRLQALEADREYMRQAIMSVSTDKAQMVLLKEIAQQLCKDDMPVEKKIVKKPSFIKSFSIMNAVK, from the coding sequence ATGGATCCCGCCGATGAAGACGACGAGGACCACCATTCGCCGCCCTTTTACTCCACCATCACCGCCGGTGACCCCTTGCTTTGCTGCTGCACCAGTCAATGCCCTTGCTGCGGTTTCTCTGCTGACTGGCGCCGCTCCATGAAGCGCAAGCTTGATGCCGTCCCTCCTCCCCCGCTGCTCCCCCTGGATTTCGCCACCGTTCGCGTTGAGGCTGAGAACGAGATCATGGCTCTTCGGGAAGCGCTTGTGAAACACCAACAAACGATTCATGATCTCTACGCGGAGCTCGAGGAGGAGCGCAATGCGTCGTCGACGGCGGCGAGCGAGGCCATGTCGATGATCCTTCGTTTGCAGCGTGAGAAGGCCGAGGCACAGATGGAAGCCCGCCAGTTCAAGCGCCTTGCCGAGGAGAAGATGGCGCATGATCAGCAGGAGATCATCGCCCTTGAGGACCTCCTTTTCAAGCGCGATCAAGGTATACAATCCCTCTCTAATGATCTGCAAACCCTCCGTTACCGCCTCAACTCCTTCGATAACCCCCAGACCCCCACGACCCCCCTCTCCGCCACCGCCGAGTTTCCTCCCTACCCTGCCCTTCGGTGCACCATCCCCACCGCGGACTTCGACCTCAATATTGCCGACGATGCCCCCTCCCCCGCCGACCTCGAGAAGTACGCCTTCGGCGAGACCCCGCGTGATCGGATCCAGAACTTTGAGCAACGGATATGCGAGCTCGAGCGCACGCCGAGCACCAAAGTCATGGAGAAGGGTGTCGTTGGCTACTTCTATTCCCCCCGCCGTCCAAGGCATCTCCGTAGGATGTCTTTCGAAAGCTTCGGATCGGGATCCTTCAGGAGGGGGGATGAATTCCCGCTTTCCATCGAGCGTGCGGGATCGGAGAACAACGAGGAGATTTGTGACAGGGTTTACACCATTGATGCAGTGCATGCTTGCAATGATTCAATGAACACCTCAAGAGAGTTTGGTGCTGGGAATGGGAGGGATGAAGGGGAAATTGAGAAGCTGTATACAAGGCTTCAGGCATTGGAGGCTGATAGGGAGTATATGAGGCAGGCCATCATGTCGGTGAGCACAGACAAGGCGCAGATGGTGTTGCTTAAGGAGATTGCTCAGCAGCTGTGCAAGGATGATATGCCTGTGGAGAAGAAAATTGTTAAGAAACCATCTTTCATCAAGAGCTTTTCCATCATGAATGCAGTTAAG